One region of Gemmatimonadaceae bacterium genomic DNA includes:
- the dnaJ gene encoding molecular chaperone DnaJ, with the protein MADFYTTLGVARGASDDEVKQAYRRLATKWHPDRNGGSKEAEEKFKEITEAYDVLRDADKRAAYDRYGEAGLRGAAGGGGYHHVDLSEALNIFMKDFGAFSGLGDFFQQGGRPRGGARTGQDVKITVELTLAEVASGVTKTFTVKLLDACDKCAGSGAEPGTKPQTCHTCAGSGEVRRAQRSFFGQFVSVVPCPMCSGEGVVITAPCKKCKGEGRVRGEHTIPVQIPAGVSSGQYMTLRGLGNAGPRGGGRGDVLVVFEVVDDPRFERDGEDLYTEVLVSYPQLVLGADVDVPTVTATMSVRIPAGTQSGHVLHLRGRGLPRVNSSGVGDLHVRVQLWTPDGVSREEEELLKRLQQLQGAPPEQGRAKGFWTKMKEALGA; encoded by the coding sequence ATGGCCGATTTCTACACGACGCTTGGCGTCGCGCGTGGTGCGTCCGACGACGAGGTCAAGCAGGCTTACCGACGGTTGGCCACCAAGTGGCATCCCGACCGCAATGGCGGTTCGAAGGAGGCGGAGGAGAAGTTCAAGGAGATCACCGAGGCGTACGACGTGCTGCGCGACGCCGACAAGCGCGCGGCATACGACCGGTACGGCGAGGCCGGGTTGCGTGGCGCGGCGGGTGGTGGGGGCTACCACCACGTGGACCTGAGCGAAGCGCTGAACATCTTCATGAAGGATTTCGGCGCATTTTCAGGTTTGGGCGACTTCTTCCAGCAGGGGGGGCGGCCTCGCGGGGGGGCGCGCACCGGCCAGGACGTCAAGATCACCGTCGAGCTTACACTGGCCGAGGTGGCGTCGGGCGTGACGAAGACGTTCACCGTGAAGCTCCTCGATGCGTGCGACAAGTGCGCCGGGAGCGGTGCCGAGCCCGGGACCAAGCCGCAGACGTGCCACACGTGCGCCGGCTCGGGCGAGGTGCGCCGGGCACAGCGCTCCTTCTTTGGTCAGTTTGTCTCGGTGGTCCCGTGCCCGATGTGCTCGGGCGAGGGGGTCGTGATCACGGCGCCCTGCAAGAAGTGCAAGGGCGAGGGGCGGGTGCGCGGGGAGCACACCATTCCGGTGCAGATCCCGGCGGGTGTGTCGTCGGGGCAGTACATGACGTTGCGCGGGCTGGGGAATGCGGGGCCGCGCGGCGGCGGGCGCGGCGACGTGCTCGTCGTCTTCGAGGTGGTGGACGACCCGCGCTTCGAGCGTGACGGTGAGGACCTGTACACCGAGGTGCTGGTGTCGTACCCGCAGTTGGTGCTGGGGGCCGATGTCGACGTGCCGACGGTGACGGCGACGATGTCGGTGCGCATCCCGGCGGGGACGCAGAGCGGGCACGTGCTGCACCTGCGCGGGCGCGGGCTGCCGCGCGTGAACTCGTCAGGCGTGGGTGACCTGCACGTGCGCGTGCAGCTGTGGACGCCCGATGGCGTGTCGCGCGAGGAGGAGGAGCTGCTCAAGCGGCTCCAGCAGCTGCAAGGCGCGCCGCCCGAGCAGGGGCGCGCCAAGGGCTTCTGGACCAAGATGAAGGAAGCGTTAGGCGCGTGA
- a CDS encoding 50S ribosomal protein L11 methyltransferase — protein sequence MTWTSLRVRAPGQLEAASSALFAAGAQGVHEDGATLVTHFPPEADVAAVIRQVQAAVPGATCETSATEPVDWSVHWRDKLHAQQVGRLVIAPTWLADQYDAATTVVIDPGMAFGTGDHATTRGAARLMQELVHPGLVVADLGAGSAVLSIVAARLGASRVFAIEYDADAIPNAEDNVRRNDVEAVVHVFEGDATVFLPLIAPVDVIVANIISSVLVELLPAMRSALRPGGHAVLAGILVEEKEFMLEALHSDGWRLVNEIVEEAWWSISIARA from the coding sequence GTGACCTGGACCTCGTTGCGGGTCCGCGCGCCGGGTCAACTGGAGGCGGCGTCTTCGGCGCTGTTCGCGGCCGGGGCGCAAGGCGTGCACGAGGACGGGGCAACGCTGGTCACGCACTTCCCCCCCGAGGCCGACGTCGCCGCGGTCATCCGACAGGTGCAAGCCGCCGTCCCCGGCGCCACCTGCGAGACCTCGGCCACCGAGCCGGTCGACTGGTCGGTGCACTGGCGCGACAAGCTCCACGCGCAGCAGGTGGGCAGGCTCGTCATCGCTCCCACATGGCTCGCCGACCAGTACGACGCGGCGACCACGGTGGTGATCGATCCGGGGATGGCGTTCGGCACCGGCGACCACGCGACCACGCGCGGCGCCGCGCGCCTCATGCAGGAGCTGGTGCACCCCGGGCTCGTCGTCGCCGACCTGGGCGCGGGGAGTGCCGTGCTCTCGATCGTCGCCGCCCGGCTCGGCGCGTCGCGCGTTTTCGCCATCGAGTACGACGCGGATGCCATTCCCAACGCCGAGGACAACGTCAGGCGCAACGACGTGGAAGCGGTCGTGCATGTGTTCGAGGGCGACGCGACCGTCTTCCTCCCGCTCATCGCCCCCGTCGACGTGATCGTGGCCAACATCATCTCGTCGGTGCTGGTCGAGCTGCTCCCCGCCATGCGGTCGGCGCTGCGCCCGGGCGGGCACGCGGTGCTGGCGGGGATCCTCGTCGAGGAGAAGGAGTTCATGCTCGAGGCGCTGCACTCCGATGGTTGGCGCCTGGTGAACGAGATCGTGGAGGAGGCCTGGTGGAGCATCTCGATCGCCCGGGCGTAG
- a CDS encoding RsmE family RNA methyltransferase: protein MEHLDRPGVATFYVPDEPFAVGVSASLGDGVLHHVRVRRLGIGSRVAMLDGAGNRAEGTLVRITRTAATVEVERVDHVPPLPPVHLLVPIADRDRMLWLAEKCAELGATSWRPVLYRRSRSVKPRGEGPTFAGKLRARMAAALEQCGGAWLPAMYPEASLSRALGALPSGSRFVLDAAGSAMLGHRVTPPVTVAVGPEGGLEDEELEEFDAAGFERAALGGHVLRFETAALAGLAVARSAIQAGALTTAPVPASTVRFAHDTSHQPAVRAATEATRGD from the coding sequence GTGGAGCATCTCGATCGCCCGGGCGTAGCGACCTTCTACGTCCCCGACGAGCCGTTCGCCGTCGGCGTCTCCGCGTCGTTAGGCGATGGGGTGCTGCACCATGTGCGGGTGCGGCGGCTGGGGATCGGCTCGCGCGTCGCGATGCTCGATGGGGCGGGGAACCGCGCCGAGGGAACGCTCGTCCGCATCACCAGGACGGCGGCAACGGTCGAAGTGGAACGCGTGGATCACGTGCCGCCGCTGCCGCCGGTGCACCTGCTGGTGCCCATCGCCGATCGCGACCGCATGTTGTGGCTGGCGGAGAAGTGCGCCGAGCTCGGCGCCACGAGCTGGCGCCCGGTGCTCTACCGCCGCTCGCGCAGCGTGAAGCCGCGCGGCGAGGGACCCACCTTTGCGGGAAAGCTCCGGGCGCGCATGGCGGCGGCGCTGGAACAGTGCGGTGGGGCGTGGCTTCCAGCGATGTACCCCGAGGCGTCGCTCTCCCGCGCCCTGGGGGCGCTCCCGAGCGGTTCGCGCTTCGTGCTGGACGCCGCCGGGAGTGCCATGCTCGGTCATCGCGTCACGCCGCCGGTTACGGTGGCCGTGGGGCCCGAGGGTGGCCTGGAGGACGAGGAACTCGAGGAGTTCGACGCTGCCGGCTTTGAGCGCGCTGCGCTGGGCGGACACGTGCTCCGTTTCGAGACGGCGGCGCTCGCCGGATTGGCTGTCGCGCGCAGCGCCATCCAGGCAGGTGCGCTCACCACTGCACCTGTCCCCGCATCCACGGTGCGTTTCGCGCACGACACATCCCACCAACCGGCGGTCCGAGCCGCCACCGAGGCGACACGTGGCGACTGA
- a CDS encoding histidine triad nucleotide-binding protein has translation MATDCLFCRIASGEIPATKVAENDHCIAFRDISPKAPTHILVIPREHVPSLNQVDSATLAGEVLLMAARVARDEGIAESGYRVTLNTNGDGGQTVFHLHAHVMGGRAMHWPPG, from the coding sequence GTGGCGACTGATTGCCTGTTCTGCAGGATCGCGAGTGGCGAGATTCCGGCAACGAAGGTGGCCGAGAACGATCACTGCATCGCCTTTCGCGACATCTCGCCCAAGGCGCCGACGCACATCCTCGTGATTCCGCGCGAGCACGTCCCCTCCCTCAACCAGGTGGATTCGGCGACGCTGGCCGGCGAGGTCCTGTTGATGGCGGCGCGCGTGGCGCGGGATGAAGGGATCGCCGAGTCGGGTTACCGTGTGACGCTCAACACCAACGGCGACGGCGGCCAGACGGTCTTTCACCTGCACGCGCACGTGATGGGCGGGCGCGCGATGCACTGGCCCCCCGGATGA
- a CDS encoding GatB/YqeY domain-containing protein, producing MSTLLERVQSELTAARKAQDKALTLLIGTLLSEMKNRELELRRAVTDDDAIEVVRRAIKKRRESIEMYERGGRPELAAKEAAEVVMLERYLPAQVDPDEIRAAVRTAIASGAANVGAVMGKVMAAFKGRAEGGTISAIAREELAALG from the coding sequence ATGTCAACGCTCCTTGAACGCGTCCAGTCGGAACTCACCGCGGCCCGCAAGGCGCAGGACAAGGCGCTCACGCTCCTCATTGGCACGCTGCTCTCGGAGATGAAGAACCGCGAGCTCGAGCTCAGGCGCGCGGTAACCGACGACGACGCGATCGAGGTGGTGCGACGCGCGATCAAGAAGCGCCGCGAGTCGATCGAGATGTATGAGAGGGGCGGTCGCCCGGAGCTCGCGGCGAAGGAGGCGGCAGAGGTTGTGATGCTCGAGCGTTATCTTCCGGCGCAGGTCGATCCGGACGAGATTCGCGCCGCCGTACGCACGGCGATCGCGAGCGGGGCGGCGAATGTGGGCGCGGTCATGGGCAAGGTCATGGCGGCCTTCAAGGGGCGTGCCGAGGGAGGGACGATCAGCGCGATTGCCCGCGAGGAGCTGGCCGCACTCGGCTGA
- a CDS encoding endonuclease MutS2: MNAHALAVLQFDKVLDVVAGFASSSAGGARVRALVPESTLERSERELLRVAAMRAIVTCEEGWAPLPIPDVERALARLRIEGTRLDGRELQQAGVLLRSSRLTADALRSPRRPAVALSVLAPLRERLHANRKQEEEIERALDVDGSVRDDASPALRRLRRELRSAQGELVSLLERIMHRLEGHHQVPDASVTVRNGRFVIPVRREGRGAVGGIVHDTSGTGATVFVEPPAAIEACNRIRELESEEQREVDRILLALSDGIRPDQPLMRDSLEALVILDALSARARYAVAATCGQSRLRPAGTGFRILDGRHPLLLAQGVPVVPFSLEMDAAEKTLLISGPNTGGKTVLLKALGLMSLMLQAGIPAPVGDESEVAIFDDVFADIGDEQSIEASLSTFSAHLRNLGEILRSATHQSLVLIDELGSGTDPLEGAALGGAILEALTTRGAMTVATTHLGALKELATEVGGVVNASLQFDAVALAPTYHLIKGIPGRSYGLSIARRLQLPDDVLARAEERIPQVERDVNALLQSLEARDTQLAERERDVAASLANAQERAHRLAEREKAVRERERTLERESRQEARKYLLEARSTIEKTIRDLRKRKDDAALDEAARTARQQVEQLATKQGDRIEQLEREATNRQRRTPRARDEAPLAAGDYVQVLPLDGKVARVLELRPTDVLVALGSMKLAYPRDLVRRAAPEQRPAATAVAFTGDLPEEHVPTEVDLRGQRMYDIDDMLLTALDAAIRADLRSMRIIHGKGTGALRDRVAEMLRKDTRVKSFRLGLWNEGGAGVTIAEL; this comes from the coding sequence ATGAACGCGCACGCCCTCGCCGTCCTGCAGTTCGACAAGGTCCTCGACGTCGTGGCCGGCTTTGCCTCGTCGTCGGCCGGGGGGGCGCGCGTGCGTGCACTCGTTCCCGAATCGACACTCGAACGCTCGGAGCGGGAGTTGCTTCGCGTGGCGGCGATGCGGGCCATCGTCACGTGCGAGGAAGGGTGGGCGCCATTGCCGATTCCCGACGTGGAGCGTGCGCTGGCGCGACTTCGCATCGAGGGGACGCGCCTCGACGGGCGCGAGTTGCAGCAGGCGGGGGTGCTGTTGCGCTCGTCGCGCCTCACGGCCGATGCGCTCCGTTCGCCCCGTCGTCCGGCCGTCGCGCTGTCTGTCCTGGCGCCGCTGCGCGAGCGGCTGCACGCCAATCGCAAGCAGGAGGAGGAGATCGAGCGCGCGCTCGACGTCGATGGCTCGGTGCGCGACGACGCGTCGCCGGCGCTGCGGCGCCTGCGGCGCGAGCTGCGGAGCGCGCAGGGCGAGCTGGTGTCGCTGCTCGAGCGCATCATGCATCGCCTCGAGGGGCACCATCAGGTGCCCGATGCCTCGGTCACGGTGCGCAACGGGCGCTTCGTGATCCCGGTGCGGCGCGAGGGGCGCGGGGCGGTGGGGGGCATCGTGCACGACACCTCGGGGACGGGGGCCACGGTCTTCGTGGAGCCGCCAGCCGCCATCGAGGCATGCAACCGCATTCGCGAGTTGGAGTCGGAGGAGCAGCGCGAGGTGGACCGGATCCTCCTGGCGCTCAGCGACGGCATCCGTCCCGACCAGCCGCTCATGCGGGACTCGCTCGAGGCGCTGGTCATCCTCGACGCACTCTCCGCCCGGGCTCGTTATGCGGTGGCCGCGACATGCGGACAATCGCGCTTGCGCCCGGCGGGGACCGGGTTCCGCATCCTCGACGGGCGCCACCCGCTCCTCCTCGCGCAGGGCGTCCCGGTCGTCCCGTTCTCCCTCGAGATGGACGCGGCCGAGAAGACGCTCCTCATCTCCGGCCCCAACACGGGGGGGAAGACGGTCCTGCTCAAGGCGCTCGGCCTGATGTCGCTCATGCTCCAGGCGGGGATCCCGGCCCCGGTCGGTGACGAGAGCGAGGTGGCGATCTTCGACGACGTCTTTGCCGACATCGGCGACGAGCAGTCGATCGAGGCGTCGCTCTCCACGTTTAGTGCCCACCTCCGCAACCTGGGGGAGATCCTGCGCTCGGCGACACACCAGTCGCTCGTCCTCATCGACGAGCTGGGGTCGGGGACCGATCCCCTCGAGGGCGCGGCGTTAGGCGGCGCCATCCTCGAGGCGCTCACCACCCGCGGGGCAATGACGGTGGCCACGACGCACCTGGGGGCGCTCAAGGAGCTGGCGACCGAGGTGGGCGGGGTTGTGAATGCCTCGCTGCAGTTCGACGCCGTGGCGCTGGCCCCGACGTACCACCTCATCAAGGGAATCCCCGGGCGCTCCTACGGCCTCAGCATCGCCCGCCGGTTGCAGCTCCCGGACGACGTCCTCGCGCGCGCCGAGGAACGCATTCCCCAGGTGGAGCGCGACGTCAACGCGCTGCTGCAGAGCCTCGAGGCGCGCGACACGCAGCTCGCCGAGCGCGAGCGCGACGTGGCGGCGTCGCTCGCCAATGCGCAGGAGCGGGCACACCGCCTGGCCGAGCGAGAGAAGGCAGTGCGGGAGCGCGAGCGCACCCTGGAGCGCGAGTCGCGACAGGAAGCGCGGAAGTACCTGCTCGAGGCACGCAGCACCATCGAGAAGACCATCCGCGACCTGCGGAAGCGCAAGGACGACGCGGCGCTCGACGAAGCGGCGCGCACGGCGCGACAGCAGGTGGAGCAACTCGCCACGAAGCAGGGCGACCGTATCGAGCAGCTCGAGCGCGAGGCGACCAACCGGCAGCGACGCACCCCGCGCGCGCGCGACGAGGCGCCCCTTGCGGCTGGCGACTACGTGCAGGTGCTCCCGCTGGATGGCAAGGTGGCGCGCGTCCTCGAGCTGCGACCCACCGACGTCCTCGTCGCCCTCGGCTCCATGAAGCTTGCCTACCCGCGCGACCTGGTGCGCCGCGCCGCCCCGGAGCAGCGTCCCGCCGCGACGGCGGTGGCCTTTACCGGCGACCTCCCCGAAGAACATGTCCCCACGGAGGTCGACCTGCGCGGCCAGCGGATGTACGATATCGACGACATGCTCCTCACCGCGCTCGACGCCGCCATCAGGGCCGACCTCCGCTCCATGCGCATCATCCACGGCAAGGGGACGGGAGCGCTGCGCGACCGCGTGGCCGAGATGCTGCGCAAGGACACGCGCGTGAAGTCGTTCCGCCTCGGGCTGTGGAACGAAGGCGGCGCCGGCGTCACCATCGCCGAGCTGTGA